A portion of the Pseudoxanthomonas sp. JBR18 genome contains these proteins:
- a CDS encoding YihY/virulence factor BrkB family protein, which produces MPTDKFQHQIQRLQDSLPVALARRFAESDLMTQAAALTFYALLSLAPLLVLLLWMTASLYPPAQDELLRQIGGLAGPQAGAVARTVLDNANREPSVGSLAGLWSTLLLFVGATAVFARLQAALNVIFYTDRNDLHGGIKEFLKKRVFSFGVVLGLGFLLIVSMMAATALQVVLNNVPSLLPVLGNAMTFALYAAAFAFLYHYLPDRRVEWRQALLGGIITAGLFVLGRYGIGVYLAQTEPGSAYGTMGAMVIMLVWLYYATVVFFIGALITAVIDERIDARNARRLAERAHETVSDAAPGADPDSRPLPQTDVPGQATNPPP; this is translated from the coding sequence CTGCCAACCGACAAATTCCAGCACCAGATCCAGCGCCTGCAGGACAGCCTGCCGGTGGCCCTGGCGCGACGCTTTGCCGAGAGCGACCTGATGACCCAGGCCGCGGCGCTGACCTTCTACGCGTTGCTGTCGCTGGCGCCGCTGCTGGTCCTGCTGCTGTGGATGACCGCCTCGCTGTATCCACCGGCGCAGGATGAACTGCTCCGGCAGATCGGCGGGCTGGCCGGGCCGCAGGCGGGCGCGGTCGCGCGCACGGTGCTGGACAACGCCAACCGCGAGCCCAGCGTCGGCTCGCTGGCCGGACTGTGGAGCACGCTGCTGCTGTTCGTCGGCGCCACGGCGGTGTTCGCGCGCCTGCAGGCAGCGCTCAACGTGATCTTCTACACCGACCGCAACGACCTGCATGGCGGCATCAAGGAATTCCTGAAGAAGCGCGTGTTTTCCTTCGGCGTGGTGCTGGGCCTGGGCTTCCTGCTGATCGTGTCGATGATGGCCGCCACCGCGTTGCAGGTAGTGCTCAATAACGTGCCCTCGCTGCTGCCGGTCCTGGGCAACGCCATGACCTTCGCCCTGTACGCGGCGGCATTCGCCTTCCTCTACCACTACCTGCCCGACCGCCGGGTCGAATGGCGCCAGGCGCTGCTGGGCGGGATCATCACCGCCGGGCTGTTCGTCCTGGGCCGTTACGGGATCGGCGTGTACCTGGCCCAGACCGAGCCGGGCAGCGCCTACGGCACCATGGGGGCGATGGTGATCATGCTGGTGTGGCTCTACTACGCCACCGTGGTGTTCTTCATCGGCGCGCTGATCACCGCGGTGATCGACGAGCGCATCGACGCGCGCAATGCGCGCAGGCTGGCCGAGCGCGCGCACGAGACCGTCAGCGACGCCGCGCCGGGCGCCGATCCGGACTCACGCCCGCTGCCGCAGACCGACGTGCCCGGGCAGGCAACGAACCCGCCGCCGTGA